TAATGTATTAGATTTAAAAGTAAATTCGAAGGATCCCATATTGTACTATTAAATTTCAAAACAATTTGATATTTTCATCCAAACAATTTATGAGGTAAAAAATGTTAATAAGTTATATTTGGATGTATGAACTTGGAGTTAAGAGTTTCAAGTTTACAATGACAATCTATTGTTTTGTTTGgataattttatttcaaatcttgattaaatattttttgaatgattgtaatttcaaatttatattattatagaGATATTTTagattattttgaatattttttaaaatttaaattatctcATTCGAACAAAACCCATATTTGGGTAAAGGTGTGTACGTGCACTATTTAACCCATATTTAATTTACACAAAGGGGTGcatattatttaactagtgtggGCATATATATCCGAGTTGAACCCGCATATATTAACCTGCAGGTTTTACCAGCCACGTCCTCTTTCGGGTCTGAGTGGTGGTTAATCTCGTAATCGCGTCGGTCGCTGGAGGCAAACGGTGGACACCCCGTACCTTTGGAATAGCTCAATATCAGGTAGACATCAACAGCTACAatcattaaatattaattattttagaaCGAATTATGAGGTTCGAGGTTGATGCAGCGTTTAAATTGCTGTTTTTCGTTGCATTTCAAAAaagaattttgtttttttagtaATCTAGGGTTGAATTGAGTATGAACAAGTTTTCTTCAGATTTTAGAAGATTTAAACCTACGTAAATTGTAAAGTCCCAAATAGCGGCTGGTAGTCCAACCCTAGAAAAGTTTCGTATTTCGTGTGTAATTTACCTGAGCGAAAAGTAGTTCTCAAGTACCGTGGGTGTGCGAAAATGGATATCTAACCATGTAGTACACCTATTCATTCTTTCAAtagaattttgatttttttggttAATGGTTCTGGCAGAGGAAATCATGCCGAAGGTTAAGACGAACAGGGTGAAGTACCCAGAGGGTTGGGAGTTGATTGAACCTACTCTACGCGAACTGCAGGCAAAAATGAGAGAAGGTTTTTTATACCAATCTTACTCGAGTTTTTCCCTTTACAGATTCGTTGTTTCCCAATTTTGTATGCGTTGCATGTCGCGGGTGGTTTTTTTTCCCTGGAAGCAATACTTTTGCGCATACTCATAGTGCTTTCATTTCCTTTTattatcatcttttcttcttcagcgGAGAATGATCCACATGATGGTAAAAGAAAATGTGAAGCCTTGTGGCCTATATTTAAAATTGCCCACCAGAAGAGTCGATACATATTTGACCTTTATATCAGGAGGAAAGAAATTTCCAAGGAATTGTATGAGTTCTGCTTGGATCAAGGATATGCTGATCGTAATCTAATTGCAAAGTGGAAAAAGGTTAGCTGATCAAGTCTCGATTTTCTGTAATCTTCCTCGAAATTTCCTCAAATTTATACATGTCTTGGCCGTTGCCATGTGCTCAAAATATGCTGTATATCTATTTTTGCACACTGAATTTTACAATGGTCCCGAACACCATATTTGTAGGCGTGTGGAACCTACTCTAGATTGGCACTGTTGAATAATCAGTTTAAATTCCTGACATTTTCAAAGGCGTAACTCTTGCGTTTTCAGTTTTTATGTTAATAGCCCCTGAATGAACTATATCTGCTTTCCCATACTGCATTACTCATTGTTGCTGTGTGAATCGCAGCCCGGCTATGAAAGGCTTTGCTGTTTGAAGTGTATCCAACCCCGTGATCATAACTTTCAAACTACGTGTGTCTGCCGAGTCCCAAAGCATTTACGAGAGGAGAAGGTTATAGAATGTGCGCATTGTGGCTGTAGGGGGTGCGCAAGTGGAGATTAAAGCTGATGGATAAAATCAAACTGCATTTAAGCTGTAATGCTGTTAAACTAATGTGAGAGAGTTGGGAGAGTTTATCTCTGGTATTTAGGATTGTGTTTTGTGTACTCTGTTATGCGCGTCTGATTATCAAAAACGTTCAAGACCTGAATTGACTTTCGCCTACATTGCTATTGCACTCTGATCAATACGGCATTTCACTTCGAGAGAGCTGCAACAGTTTCACCAACTTCCTAGGTGGAAAAATCGTTATCTACAGAAAAGTCTTCTAAACGTGGCTTTCATAATTTTTGCATACAACAAGTAAAGATATCTGACACTTGGTTTTGCTTTTGCACTCTGAAATTTATCATCTCAGTAGCAGCAGCAGAAAACCAACGCAAACCACATAACGCGACTTCCTGCTTGCCAATCTATTAATGGCCTTAGGCTACCTGAGTCTTATAGAATTCGGGTTGAAAATGGAAAAAAACTTCGGTGTTTTTTAGAACAGTAATTGTTGGAGGATCTTCGTCTTTACTTCCACTTCACCTACCATCCTTTTGATTGTTCCAAAATTTGCCGAGGTACGAAATATTTTCAACCATGATGgaattagataaaataatataaaaaaaaccaTCTTTATTTTTTCCCTCATCTTGGTAAAACCAAATTACGATGAAAAATCTAATGAATGAACATTGAGCGCAGGTTTAAAATAgtataaatttaatcattttttgaatcatctgaaCTTGAGTCATCGACCCGAGCGTGGGCTGAACCATTCACCGTGGTTCCTTTTGAATCCTTGCCTttaatatcttcatcatcttcgcTGTATTCACTCTCATAATCTTCATCATAGTCATCCTCTCCTttctcttcttcctcttcaACCCCATCCTCTAAAGATGGCACCTCATCCGCAGCAGCAATACCCCTTGTCCCTGCACGGCTTCTTTTCAAAATCTTCAACCTGATATTACACTTAGCATCACAACCAATCCATGAGTCACACAAACAGTATGATGTAAGATTGTAATTTCCCTCGGGAGGGGCTTGGAACTTGCCCATCACGAGCCTAGAACCAGATTTCACTCTGTCAATTGCTTCTTTCACAGCTGTGCTTATTTCTCTCGTGTTAGCGCCAGAGCCCTCCTTTAACTCCTGTATTGCTTTTGATGCAGCTATTATTGCTGTTGCCTCGTCCATAAAATTAACCTTCTGTGACATCCACACATCATTCATGGAATCTGCAAGAAGTAACCAGAAACTTTCTTCTTTCTCGTATGGGAAGTGGGGAGCATGTGGAAGGGCGCCAATCAAGCCATTTCCACGGTGGAGAGTAATCCATGCTTGCATTGTTACAATATCACCCTCTTGTATCCCTTCTTCACCTTCTGTCTCGCATGTTAAGTCGATTGAAATGGAAGGCATCATATCGAGAACCATTTCTACATCTTGAGATTCCTCAGCAGAAAAGTCAGCAGTCTGAGCCAACAGCTCTGCACGTTCTTGTTGTTTCATGTCACGGAAATCTTGGAATGTTCGTACTTTCTGTCAGAAGAACAAATGACTGTAAATCGTTAAAAATTTAAAGACGGTCAAAGGAAAGCAAAGCAAACAAAAAAATCAACACATCAAGGTGTAATAGGTAACCGAAATCATCAAATTTTCTTCAAATCCACAGATTAATGAAAGTTAATCAGTAGCATTGTGCAAGTATCTAGCAGTGTCGACATGCAAAGTAActgaattatatttatatacaacaaaatagaatGAGAATTGGATCATTCTACCGACAACAATACACAAGACATACTCCTAATTGTCAAATAGAATACTAAAAATAGGTTAATGTTATCAATTGCTGGAGGATGTGATCTCTATCCATAGCTGAACATCAGCTTAGAAACAGGAGACACATTTATACTGTACAGGCAaagagataataatatatatagatatagacgTGTGTATCTATGTACGCATTGGATGGATGGAGGGAGAGACCTTTCTAGGCAATCTTTTTGACGACACTCTCACTGAAGTGCGGTAGCTGGAGAAACGGACCATATCCTTCGCTTGATGCCCCAGAGGATTTTCTGGCACTGAGGGGTACAGCCTGAATCAAGAATGGCAAATTCAATTAATCGGGCACATCAGTGAAATTCATCTTTCTAAAAATATTCAGTACAAGATACTGGTTGAATATGAGTAGGACCAGCAATTAGATCAGATGACTCGTAGCTTAATTTGAAATTGAAATGTTTCATATGGGGAATTCGAAGAACACCTGAATTATGCTCTGGGACAGATCAACCACTCCAATTGCAGGTCTAAGCCATCCATGCCCTTGCTGTGTGCGTGGTATAATTGCCATCTGCACAAATTGTAAACTTCATACCATTTAGTCATCTAGAAAATGTAAGTTGATGGACAAACTTTGGTAAAATGAAATCAGAGGTGAGAATGAAATAACGTTGAGGACCACAGTGCAGAGAGTTGCAAGTTTAGTTAAAAATTGGGAAATTGACTAGATAGCCTTTTAAGAAATGTCTATCTACTTGAATGATCATTCACATTACTTAATGTgggtaaaaataaaatagaacTTACTAACAATAATACATAAAGTCGCGATTTCATTTGGAAGTGAAACAGATCACAGATCTAACCGACTAACAATACCTTCATTAGCTCTTCCAGAAGACGAGGTGCAAGGGAAAGCATTTTTTTAAGATCCTGATGCAAAGATGGAGATAATGCTGCTGTTTCACGAGTCAAATGAGCTTGCATCAATAGTTCAGACTGCAAGCAAAAAACTAATAAATTAAGAAGAAAAACTCTGGCAAAGCTCTCAAACTTGTCAACAGTTAGCACATCACCTTAACTAAAGCAGGGTGTTGCTTCCAAAATTTAGCTTGTTCCTGCCGTATATTTCTAAGATCCAGATTCAATTCACTCCGGACTAACAAAAATAATTTCTGGAGGGATTCATCATCGGTTCGACGAACTGGTATTTCCATGTATTCAGCAGCATGTATGAAAGCATCAGTGACCTTGCTGTTAGATAAAAGAATAATAATTAGCAAAAGGTagagaaattatattttatggaAAAACAGTGCTTATACATTGTCTAGTACAAGTTAAGCTAGGAAAAGTTCTCATACATTGTTCAGTACAAAAATCTAGGCACCAAGGCACTATTAcagtaataataattataattataaaaggACAAAAATAACAGGAATTGAAGACCGCATATCCCAAATAAATTATAAGAACTATACCTAAAGCGTGTGCACGTGACATTCTACAAATCCAAGAAATATAATTAAGTACCACAATAAAACAAGCTTATGTCCAAAATACAAATAGAGATTCAAAATGTCACCGTTCCAAACTTTTGCATAGGTTCTAGTCTGAACTTGCACAAGGTTTCAAGATTCTGTACAATACCAAgtctaatataaaattatatgtaCCTCGGAGCTAATGAAGGCTTCATGAGATGGAAATACGCATACATCGTGTGATGCATAACATAATTCCCAGTGTACTTTGATGACCTGGACAGATATATAACAGTAATTGTCAAGGGAAGAACAATACAAACTCCCACAATTCCAAGCAATAAAATTCCACCAGATGGTCCATCAATGTTCAGGAGAAACTGAGGAAGAGCGATCCCCATTTTAAGCCCCTACATGGAAGAGAATTAAAATACTTAAATGTACACTTTCTCAAATAGAATATCACCTTTCAGAAAAGTAAGGAAGCAAGCAGACACTCTCTGCACCACTGTTAAGGACATGTCTACCTGCCGGCCATCAGGATGACCATATTTCTCGAAGTTCTCCCGCGATACTGGATCTGTTAGAGCCTGATAAGCCTTTGAGATAAAGTCTATGAAATATTTGTGAGCCTCtacataaaaaaattacaaatcaaTAAGTGAAACTTGTGGATTTCAATTGAAAAACTGTAACTCCAATGATCCGTCAACCTGGGTCCGGATTTTTATCAGGGTGGTATAAAATGGATAGTCTCCTATATGCTTTTTTTATTTCTCCATCTGAAGCTCCAGATTCCAATCCAAGTATACTGAATGGCTCAAAAATTTGGATCTGAGAAAAAAACACAACCAGTCAgataaattaaacaattaaaattgttGGATAAACTGAAATGTTAATTGTTTAGTGTTTGGAAATAGCTAACACTC
This Primulina eburnea isolate SZY01 chromosome 2, ASM2296580v1, whole genome shotgun sequence DNA region includes the following protein-coding sequences:
- the LOC140817395 gene encoding protein BUD31 homolog 2; translated protein: MPKVKTNRVKYPEGWELIEPTLRELQAKMREAENDPHDGKRKCEALWPIFKIAHQKSRYIFDLYIRRKEISKELYEFCLDQGYADRNLIAKWKKPGYERLCCLKCIQPRDHNFQTTCVCRVPKHLREEKVIECAHCGCRGCASGD